A window of the Cystobacter fuscus genome harbors these coding sequences:
- a CDS encoding DUF4265 domain-containing protein, whose amino-acid sequence MTSPRADERVKVVVKLEKDEDDYPPADYEGLWALPVGEGLFRIDNVPFFARGIAYGDIVSATLEQQELRFREVVRSSGHSTLRLIIYDEKDIPSVRALLEELGCDIERSHIPGLLSVDVPPTVPLAVLKRHLDEGEAQERWGYEEACLAP is encoded by the coding sequence ATGACCTCACCCAGAGCGGATGAGCGGGTCAAGGTCGTCGTCAAGCTGGAGAAGGATGAGGACGACTATCCTCCCGCGGACTACGAAGGCCTGTGGGCGCTCCCCGTGGGAGAGGGGCTGTTCCGGATTGACAATGTCCCCTTCTTCGCCAGGGGCATTGCCTATGGCGACATCGTTTCCGCCACGCTCGAGCAGCAGGAGCTTCGTTTCCGGGAGGTCGTGCGCTCCTCGGGGCACAGTACCCTTCGCCTCATCATCTACGACGAGAAGGACATTCCTTCCGTCAGGGCGTTACTCGAGGAACTGGGTTGTGACATCGAGCGAAGCCACATCCCGGGGCTGCTCTCCGTGGACGTCCCCCCCACTGTTCCCCTGGCGGTATTGAAGAGGCACCTGGACGAAGGTGAGGCCCAGGAGCGATGGGGCTACGAAGAGGCCTGTCTCGCTCCATGA